In Polyangiaceae bacterium, one genomic interval encodes:
- a CDS encoding pentapeptide repeat-containing protein has product MSDSTLLGPPESFFEQPIHVTANWKALLYSLGKSFSKALYGKYVSGDSAKVDAAVADALGAFGLQFKSTPAEIAWNLCRRALGAAIVELLRTMSIPVQPEDAPDTQFTDAFVQQIDWTMIRLDATFFEHPEQVPFLRPVQVILEEWLAHRGMSRPEARNVAHRLRSHFASALHDEWRSRLAEYKPLEQHIQGSPFMKASERERAWLRHAAALKKACEASMFGESFGLAQVFVPLRAYHEERLDEERDRRAPGHGQRIRRTVVQVDEKLDAWVHAADKNDALRVLSGGPGSGKSSCAKMFAARMAEQGHHVLLIPLHLVNPDDGIPIMVRRFVDDGDHLPFDPLETQGESDRLLVIFDGLDELSMQGKSGSDGAKAFLEEVRRFLDRHNHARLRVQVLVGGREIVVQQARHVLREAKQILILMPYLSLPHMREQEKNQGIEYEASSADLDEDQRVDWWNRYTTVKGQSPPGMPEELQRPELAEITAQPLLNYLVALSRQRKTIDFTQKGLRNRIYADLLDGVYKRAHRERKPHASDLEYEDFVELLEEIGLAVWHGNGRTATVKEIRGVCGERIDKLLRRYEDGEARVMGLLTAFYFRKHHDRRDDEATFEFTHKSFGEYLTARRIVRELRDMHDDRQRATKRRPWDIKDALRDWANVCGPTAMDGHLLPFVIDEVALEDAELVGQWQKLLQELIGHVLRYGMPMERLVPRPDYLEEMHQARNAEEALLACLYACAERTEIVSHIEWLDQNSAGSWLHRLRGQVSGKGRIIAMQCLGRLDLSECWLSRLDLWGASLCGANLQHAILWGTSLSRADLRGANLKGALLKGVILQGANLQGADLKGANLQGANLQGADLQGANLEGANLFRADLRGADLQGAKLQGANLQGANVQGANLLEANLRGANLDGANLTDALMDP; this is encoded by the coding sequence ATGTCCGATTCGACCCTCCTCGGCCCGCCCGAGTCCTTTTTCGAGCAGCCCATTCATGTCACCGCCAATTGGAAAGCCCTTCTTTATTCGCTCGGTAAGTCTTTCAGCAAAGCGCTTTACGGCAAGTACGTCTCGGGGGACTCCGCCAAGGTCGACGCCGCGGTCGCCGATGCATTGGGCGCCTTCGGGTTGCAATTCAAATCGACGCCCGCCGAGATTGCGTGGAACCTTTGCCGCCGAGCGCTCGGGGCCGCCATCGTCGAGCTGCTTCGCACGATGAGCATTCCCGTGCAACCCGAGGACGCGCCGGACACGCAATTCACGGATGCCTTCGTCCAGCAAATCGATTGGACCATGATTCGGCTCGACGCGACGTTCTTCGAGCATCCCGAGCAGGTTCCCTTCTTGCGTCCCGTGCAGGTAATTCTCGAAGAATGGCTCGCCCATCGCGGCATGAGCCGCCCTGAAGCACGCAATGTGGCGCATCGTCTGCGGAGCCATTTCGCATCTGCCTTGCATGACGAATGGCGCAGTCGCCTTGCCGAATACAAGCCGCTCGAGCAACACATTCAGGGCAGCCCCTTCATGAAGGCCTCCGAGCGCGAGCGAGCGTGGCTACGTCACGCGGCCGCGCTGAAAAAAGCCTGCGAAGCATCGATGTTCGGCGAGTCGTTTGGCCTCGCGCAGGTATTCGTCCCATTGCGAGCGTATCATGAAGAGCGCCTCGACGAAGAGCGTGATCGACGTGCGCCCGGGCATGGGCAACGCATTCGGCGCACCGTGGTGCAGGTCGACGAAAAGCTCGATGCGTGGGTGCATGCGGCCGACAAAAACGATGCATTGCGAGTGCTTTCGGGGGGGCCCGGATCGGGCAAGTCATCTTGCGCGAAAATGTTCGCCGCGCGTATGGCCGAACAGGGCCATCACGTGCTGCTGATTCCGCTGCATTTGGTGAATCCCGATGATGGCATTCCGATCATGGTGCGCCGATTCGTCGACGATGGGGATCATCTCCCCTTCGACCCGCTCGAAACGCAGGGCGAAAGCGATAGGTTGCTGGTCATTTTCGATGGGCTGGATGAATTGTCGATGCAGGGCAAGAGCGGTTCGGACGGCGCGAAAGCGTTTTTGGAGGAAGTTCGGCGCTTTTTGGATAGGCACAACCATGCGCGGCTGCGCGTGCAGGTGCTCGTGGGCGGGCGGGAAATCGTCGTGCAGCAAGCTCGGCATGTCCTCCGTGAGGCGAAACAAATTCTGATCTTGATGCCGTATTTGTCATTGCCCCACATGCGCGAACAGGAAAAGAACCAAGGCATCGAATACGAAGCATCGTCAGCGGACCTCGACGAAGACCAGCGCGTCGATTGGTGGAATCGATACACGACGGTAAAAGGGCAGAGCCCGCCGGGCATGCCGGAGGAATTGCAGCGCCCCGAGCTCGCGGAAATCACGGCGCAGCCGCTCCTGAATTATTTGGTCGCGTTGAGCCGCCAGCGAAAGACGATTGATTTTACGCAGAAGGGCCTGCGCAATCGCATTTATGCGGATTTGCTCGATGGGGTGTACAAGCGCGCGCATCGGGAGCGAAAGCCGCACGCATCGGACCTGGAATACGAAGACTTCGTCGAGCTACTGGAAGAAATTGGTTTGGCGGTATGGCACGGCAATGGGCGCACGGCGACGGTAAAGGAGATTCGTGGCGTTTGTGGGGAGCGCATCGACAAGCTTTTGCGGCGGTACGAGGATGGCGAAGCGCGCGTGATGGGGCTACTCACGGCGTTTTATTTTCGCAAACACCATGACCGGCGTGACGACGAGGCGACGTTCGAATTCACGCACAAGAGTTTTGGCGAATATCTGACGGCGCGGCGTATCGTGCGGGAGCTTCGGGACATGCACGACGACCGTCAGCGCGCGACGAAACGCCGTCCCTGGGACATCAAGGATGCGCTGCGCGATTGGGCGAACGTGTGCGGTCCGACGGCGATGGACGGGCACTTGCTGCCGTTCGTGATTGACGAAGTGGCGCTCGAGGACGCGGAATTGGTGGGGCAATGGCAGAAGTTGTTGCAGGAGCTCATCGGGCACGTGTTGCGATATGGAATGCCGATGGAGCGGCTGGTTCCGCGGCCTGATTATTTGGAGGAGATGCACCAGGCGCGAAATGCGGAGGAGGCGCTGCTGGCGTGCCTGTATGCGTGCGCGGAGCGAACAGAGATTGTCAGCCACATCGAATGGCTTGACCAGAACAGCGCGGGGTCCTGGTTGCACCGATTGCGCGGACAAGTAAGCGGCAAGGGGCGCATCATTGCAATGCAATGCTTGGGGCGGCTGGATTTGTCAGAGTGTTGGTTGAGTCGACTGGACTTGTGGGGGGCGAGCCTGTGCGGCGCGAACTTACAACATGCGATCCTGTGGGGCACGAGCCTGTCTCGCGCGGACCTTCGAGGAGCGAATTTAAAGGGCGCGCTCCTGAAAGGCGTGATCCTGCAAGGCGCGAACCTGCAGGGCGCGGACCTGAAAGGCGCGAACCTGCAAGGCGCGAACCTGCAAGGCGCGGACCTGCAAGGCGCGAACTTAGAAGGTGCGAACCTGTTTCGCGCAGACCTGCGAGGCGCGGACCTGCAAGGCGCGAAGCTGCAAGGCGCGAACCTGCAAGGCGCGAACGTGCAAGGCGCGAACCTGCTAGAGGCGAACCTGCGTGGTGCGAACCTAGATGGTGCAAACCTGACCGATGCCCTGATGGATCCTTGA
- a CDS encoding nucleotide-binding protein: protein MLRSLAFAPALALGFHAAGCSDDTSSTSSSASSTSSSSGDASSSSSGGGSSSSTGGAGGMGGMAGTGGTGGMGGMAGGGGSGGSSLICEPNTTSACYTGPAGTQGVGLCVEGTWTCNAQGTGYGPCTGEVVPVAENCATPTDENCNGSGPDCGAAVWSKRFGDLDGQYGKSVAADAMGNVYVSGHFYGVLDLGAGPMTATSLDGFLAKFDPAGNLLWSKHFSGTSSQKALAVAVDGMGNVVVAGNFLGSVDFGGGPLTAMDADAFVAKYDASGNHVWSKQFGGADVQSINTVAIDSMNDILVGGSFAGTVDFGGGTMTSTNVDLFGMKLDDNGNHVWSKHFDQQIGSQPALTNVAVDSAGNVAFTGYFFNTVDFGGGPLTSAGSYDVFVGKFGPNGQHLWSKRFGDTSDESPTGFGFDGTGNLFIAGGFKGPLNLGGSTLMSAGDNDCWIAKLDSAGNHQWSKRFGDAQKQYITGIAVTSTGDLALTVTFGGSIDFGGGPLTSAGNLDIAIARMDGAGNHVWSLRAGDGVSQSSEAIAFDPAGHVLLTGELVGSVDFGTGVLTSAGSADLIVAKLAP from the coding sequence ATGCTTCGTTCCCTCGCGTTTGCCCCCGCTCTTGCCCTTGGATTCCATGCAGCAGGATGCAGTGACGACACCTCATCCACTTCGAGCTCCGCGAGCTCGACCTCTTCCAGCAGCGGTGATGCATCCAGCAGCAGCAGTGGTGGTGGCTCGTCGAGCTCCACGGGCGGCGCTGGTGGAATGGGCGGTATGGCCGGCACCGGCGGCACCGGTGGAATGGGTGGAATGGCCGGCGGAGGAGGCTCCGGGGGTAGCTCGCTCATTTGCGAGCCGAACACCACATCGGCCTGCTACACGGGACCTGCTGGGACGCAAGGGGTGGGCCTTTGCGTAGAGGGCACGTGGACATGCAATGCACAAGGAACCGGATATGGTCCCTGCACGGGCGAGGTCGTCCCGGTCGCCGAGAATTGCGCCACGCCGACGGACGAAAATTGCAATGGCTCGGGTCCTGATTGCGGCGCTGCGGTTTGGAGCAAGCGTTTTGGTGATCTCGACGGTCAATACGGCAAATCCGTCGCCGCCGACGCCATGGGCAACGTGTACGTCTCCGGCCACTTCTACGGCGTCCTCGACCTTGGCGCCGGTCCCATGACCGCGACGTCGCTCGACGGGTTCCTCGCGAAATTCGATCCCGCGGGCAATTTGCTCTGGAGCAAGCACTTCAGTGGCACCAGTAGCCAGAAAGCGCTCGCAGTTGCCGTCGACGGGATGGGAAATGTGGTTGTCGCGGGCAATTTCCTGGGCTCGGTCGATTTCGGCGGCGGCCCGCTCACCGCCATGGATGCAGACGCATTCGTCGCCAAATACGATGCCTCCGGGAATCACGTGTGGAGCAAACAATTCGGCGGTGCCGATGTTCAGAGCATCAATACGGTTGCCATCGATTCAATGAACGATATCTTGGTCGGCGGTTCATTTGCGGGCACCGTCGACTTCGGCGGAGGCACCATGACGTCGACGAACGTCGATCTCTTCGGCATGAAGCTCGACGACAATGGCAATCATGTCTGGAGCAAGCACTTCGACCAGCAGATTGGGAGTCAACCGGCGCTGACGAACGTAGCCGTCGATAGCGCGGGAAATGTCGCATTCACGGGATATTTCTTCAACACCGTGGACTTCGGTGGGGGACCGCTCACGAGCGCCGGCTCGTATGATGTTTTCGTCGGCAAGTTCGGACCGAACGGCCAGCATCTCTGGAGCAAGCGTTTCGGCGACACGTCTGATGAAAGCCCGACCGGCTTCGGTTTCGATGGCACGGGCAATCTCTTCATTGCTGGCGGATTCAAGGGTCCGTTGAATCTCGGCGGATCGACCCTCATGAGCGCCGGCGACAATGATTGCTGGATCGCGAAGCTCGACTCCGCGGGCAACCATCAATGGAGCAAGCGTTTCGGCGACGCGCAGAAGCAGTACATCACTGGCATAGCCGTCACCAGCACGGGGGATTTGGCGCTTACCGTAACGTTTGGCGGCTCGATCGACTTCGGTGGCGGTCCGCTCACGAGCGCGGGCAATCTCGACATTGCCATCGCGCGCATGGACGGCGCTGGCAATCACGTGTGGAGCCTTCGAGCGGGCGACGGCGTCTCCCAATCGTCAGAGGCCATTGCTTTCGATCCTGCGGGTCACGTCCTTCTCACGGGTGAGCTCGTGGGCAGCGTCGACTTCGGCACCGGAGTGCTCACCAGCGCAGGATCGGCAGATCTTATCGTAGCAAAACTTGCTCCGTGA
- a CDS encoding cupin domain-containing protein, with product MDKTGKFDLEKYPIHLGLNAKATVQDEFTGAVDWYERYGAQNAADGAEGRLVSLHSFSSPWGTWEMHPEGEELVVCISGKMTLIQEIDGKHQRVELLPGEAIVNPRGVWHTADVHEKACALFITAGMGTQVRPRN from the coding sequence ATGGACAAGACAGGAAAATTCGACCTCGAAAAGTATCCCATCCATCTTGGATTGAACGCGAAAGCCACGGTACAGGACGAGTTCACGGGGGCCGTGGACTGGTACGAGCGTTATGGTGCACAGAATGCTGCCGACGGGGCCGAAGGACGCCTGGTGAGCCTGCACAGTTTCTCGTCACCGTGGGGAACGTGGGAGATGCATCCTGAAGGGGAGGAGCTGGTGGTTTGCATCAGCGGAAAAATGACGTTGATCCAAGAGATCGACGGCAAGCATCAACGGGTGGAGCTTTTGCCGGGCGAAGCGATCGTCAATCCTCGAGGCGTTTGGCACACGGCGGATGTCCATGAAAAAGCGTGTGCGCTTTTCATTACCGCTGGTATGGGCACGCAAGTTCGGCCGCGCAATTGA
- a CDS encoding carbamoyltransferase — MSRLVLGINSAHGDASAALVGENGILAAIAEERINRQKHCAGFPRLAVAEVLRLAGASPSDITDIAVARDPRANLAAKLRYVAARPITGVPNAIERLMIHRKVGSSSNLVAEALGVAEDQIKAQFHRVEHHLAHVASSFYWSPFDRATGITCDGAGDFATNLVGLCEGNRIQVLRKTLWPHSLGVFYTAVCQFLGFDRFGEEYKVMGLSAYGVNRFAREMRKIVRFDAEHGIQLDLTWFRHHKTTEGMETTSGVEVTIPRLWSDAMVSLFGPPRNRSEPITDRDRDLAASLQSRFEDIYLALVGDAVERTGIRNVVMAGGSVLNSVGNGRMITEGVVDRAYFHPAASDDGTAAGAALWVMHGVHGHPRTAEVRHAYWGTNWNDDEIEAALRKSELPYKRLDREQLLETAAGALSQGKIMGWFQGREEWGPRALGNRSILCHPGWPGMKATLNARIKNREPFRPFAPVIRIEKLNTCFHGSHEVPFMIIVYKVRPEWKEKLSAITHEDGTGRVQTVRRDENALYYDLIKVFEEKTGVPVLLNTSFNENEPIVHTPEQAIDCYRRTRMDCLGIGSFWLEKPMNPDDASS, encoded by the coding sequence ATGTCGCGTTTGGTTCTGGGCATCAATTCGGCTCATGGTGATGCGTCTGCCGCACTCGTAGGCGAGAACGGGATTTTAGCTGCCATCGCAGAGGAACGGATCAATCGACAGAAGCACTGCGCGGGCTTTCCGCGCCTCGCCGTGGCCGAAGTGTTGCGTTTGGCCGGTGCGAGCCCGAGCGACATCACCGACATCGCCGTGGCGCGTGACCCTCGCGCAAATCTTGCGGCGAAACTACGTTACGTTGCGGCCAGGCCCATCACGGGCGTCCCCAATGCCATCGAACGCCTGATGATTCATCGCAAAGTCGGCTCGAGCTCGAACCTCGTGGCCGAAGCGCTGGGCGTTGCCGAAGACCAAATCAAAGCTCAATTTCATCGCGTCGAACATCACCTGGCCCACGTTGCCAGTTCGTTTTACTGGTCCCCTTTCGATCGAGCGACGGGCATCACGTGCGACGGTGCCGGGGATTTCGCGACGAACCTCGTCGGCCTCTGCGAAGGCAATCGCATTCAAGTTTTGCGCAAAACGCTCTGGCCGCACTCGCTGGGAGTATTTTACACGGCCGTTTGCCAGTTCCTCGGTTTCGACAGATTCGGCGAGGAATACAAGGTCATGGGGCTTTCTGCTTACGGCGTGAATCGGTTCGCGCGTGAAATGCGCAAAATCGTTCGCTTCGACGCCGAGCATGGAATCCAGCTCGATTTGACGTGGTTTCGGCATCACAAAACGACGGAGGGCATGGAAACGACAAGTGGGGTGGAAGTGACGATTCCACGTCTTTGGTCGGACGCGATGGTGTCGCTCTTCGGGCCGCCGCGTAATCGGTCCGAGCCCATCACGGATCGCGATCGTGATCTTGCAGCATCGCTTCAATCGCGTTTCGAGGACATTTATTTGGCGCTCGTAGGAGACGCCGTCGAACGCACGGGCATTCGCAACGTCGTCATGGCTGGCGGTTCGGTGCTCAATTCCGTGGGCAATGGCCGGATGATCACCGAAGGCGTCGTCGATCGCGCGTATTTCCATCCGGCCGCATCGGATGACGGCACCGCCGCAGGAGCAGCGCTTTGGGTGATGCATGGCGTGCACGGGCATCCGCGAACGGCGGAAGTGCGGCACGCGTATTGGGGTACGAATTGGAACGACGACGAAATCGAAGCGGCATTGCGCAAATCGGAGCTCCCCTATAAGCGCCTCGATCGAGAACAATTGCTCGAAACGGCGGCGGGCGCATTGTCCCAAGGCAAAATCATGGGTTGGTTTCAGGGGCGCGAAGAATGGGGCCCGCGAGCGCTCGGGAATCGAAGCATTCTTTGTCATCCCGGCTGGCCGGGGATGAAAGCGACGCTCAATGCACGCATCAAGAATCGCGAACCGTTCCGCCCGTTCGCGCCGGTCATTCGCATCGAAAAGCTGAATACGTGTTTTCACGGCAGCCACGAAGTGCCCTTCATGATCATCGTCTACAAGGTGCGCCCCGAATGGAAGGAAAAACTCTCCGCCATTACGCACGAAGATGGTACGGGGCGCGTGCAAACGGTTCGCCGCGACGAAAATGCCTTGTATTACGACCTCATCAAGGTCTTCGAAGAAAAGACCGGCGTCCCGGTCCTACTGAATACGTCGTTCAACGAAAACGAGCCCATCGTGCACACGCCCGAGCAGGCGATCGATTGTTATCGCAGGACGCGCATGGATTGCCTCGGGATTGGATCGTTCTGGCTGGAAAAACCCATGAACCCCGACGACGCGAGTAGCTAA
- a CDS encoding glycosyltransferase, protein MNILHVVPSFYPATSFGGPIWSTYGLCNALARKRDISLKVLTSDTAGPTRHERLRSESIRAELFPGYTVDFQRKWASTAVAPGFVSELPRLMQWADVVHVTAVYSFSTIPALAACRAWKKPVVWSCRGALQRWEHTRKRPLKMAWERTCATILAGHPHAIHVTSPEEGQAARTQMPNSPIVEIPNGVDIPESLAPRPWQPEGKTRVLFLGRFDPIKGIENLVDAVALSKVPALELSLCGSGDATYTASLAKRIEEKGLSSSVKLAGFVEGAAKARAFANADICVLPSFSENFGMVVVEALSHGVPVIASRGTPWKDLQSRECGLWVQNDPASLARAMDDLAQKNLEAMGQRGRAWMCESFDWNAVAGRMAEVYHNLREDSRFR, encoded by the coding sequence ATGAATATCCTGCACGTCGTTCCTTCGTTTTACCCAGCAACTTCGTTTGGCGGACCCATTTGGTCGACGTACGGGCTATGCAATGCACTCGCCCGCAAGCGCGACATTTCGCTGAAAGTGCTCACGTCGGACACCGCTGGTCCAACAAGGCACGAACGCCTGCGGTCGGAATCCATTCGCGCCGAGCTGTTCCCTGGATACACGGTTGATTTCCAGCGCAAATGGGCCAGCACCGCGGTGGCTCCAGGGTTCGTCTCGGAACTGCCTCGTCTCATGCAATGGGCCGATGTCGTGCACGTGACGGCGGTGTATTCGTTTTCGACGATTCCAGCGCTCGCTGCGTGCCGCGCGTGGAAAAAACCCGTCGTATGGTCGTGTCGAGGTGCATTGCAGCGGTGGGAGCACACGCGCAAGCGGCCCTTGAAGATGGCCTGGGAACGCACGTGTGCGACCATTTTGGCAGGTCATCCGCACGCGATTCACGTCACGTCGCCCGAAGAAGGTCAAGCCGCTCGGACGCAAATGCCGAATTCGCCCATCGTCGAAATTCCGAACGGCGTCGACATTCCGGAATCTCTCGCGCCGCGCCCATGGCAACCGGAAGGCAAAACGCGCGTGCTTTTTTTGGGGCGATTCGATCCCATCAAAGGCATCGAAAACCTCGTCGACGCCGTTGCATTGTCCAAAGTGCCGGCACTCGAGCTTTCTCTGTGCGGATCGGGGGACGCAACCTACACGGCTTCGCTCGCCAAGCGCATCGAAGAAAAAGGGCTATCGTCAAGTGTAAAACTCGCGGGGTTCGTCGAAGGAGCGGCCAAGGCGCGAGCATTTGCCAACGCCGATATTTGCGTATTGCCATCGTTTTCCGAAAATTTTGGCATGGTCGTGGTCGAAGCTTTGTCACATGGCGTGCCGGTGATTGCGTCTCGAGGTACGCCTTGGAAGGATCTGCAATCGCGCGAATGCGGATTGTGGGTCCAAAACGATCCGGCGTCGCTTGCTCGAGCGATGGACGACCTGGCCCAGAAAAACCTCGAAGCCATGGGGCAACGAGGGCGCGCCTGGATGTGCGAGAGTTTCGATTGGAATGCGGTTGCGGGGCGAATGGCCGAGGTTTATCATAATTTGCGGGAGGATAGCCGATTCCGGTAA
- the murJ gene encoding murein biosynthesis integral membrane protein MurJ, producing the protein MTTNVSRGGSEEVASKLRPVHDGPRHGAAEVAAGIFASRIVGFIRERVLAHYFGTSEAADAFRSALRIPNFLQNLFGDGVLSGSFIPVYARLLGEKNQVEADRVAGVVATLLAIVVSILALIGVLITPFMISLIAPGFEGEKRLLTIRLVRILFPGIALLVMSAWCLGILNSHRRFFLSYAAPVVWNLAIIGTLLLFGGRQAQLDLAVTAAWGLVLGCFLQLAVQLPTVFKLLTKFRPSVDIRSKHVQNVLGSFGSVVVARGVVQISAYVDNMLASLSHAGAVSVLGYAQTLSLLPISLFGMSVSAVSLAEMARSRGEGAQTSTAESNEALRTQLERGLRQIAFFIVPSMTAYMAVGDVVIAALYKTGKFSQNDIHYVWAALAGSALGLLPSTLGRLYSSTFYAVEDTRSPLRFAIIRVALTTALGYVAGVRLPRYLGFDMSWSIACITVTSSVAGWIELLMLRNRMNDRIGRSWIPWSFLWRISLAALVASAIAVGVRILLDLWMPWFPPFLAVVPIFGCFGTTYLGAAVLLRIPEATSAMNRVTRRVRRRH; encoded by the coding sequence ATGACCACCAATGTGAGCCGAGGCGGAAGCGAGGAAGTGGCTTCGAAGCTTCGGCCAGTGCACGATGGTCCACGACATGGGGCAGCCGAGGTAGCAGCCGGAATCTTTGCGAGCCGAATCGTAGGCTTCATCCGGGAACGCGTCTTGGCGCACTACTTCGGCACTTCCGAGGCCGCCGATGCATTCAGGTCCGCGCTGAGGATCCCCAATTTCCTGCAGAATCTTTTCGGCGATGGCGTACTATCCGGCTCTTTCATTCCGGTCTACGCACGCCTTTTGGGCGAAAAGAACCAGGTCGAAGCCGACCGCGTCGCGGGCGTCGTCGCGACTCTTTTGGCAATCGTCGTCTCGATTCTGGCATTGATCGGCGTTCTGATTACGCCTTTCATGATCAGCTTGATTGCGCCCGGTTTTGAAGGCGAAAAGCGGCTTTTGACGATTCGGCTCGTGAGGATTCTTTTTCCGGGAATCGCTCTTCTCGTCATGTCCGCTTGGTGCCTGGGGATCCTCAACAGCCACCGCCGGTTCTTTCTCTCTTATGCAGCGCCCGTCGTTTGGAATCTCGCCATCATCGGCACACTGCTCCTTTTCGGAGGTCGGCAAGCTCAACTCGATCTCGCCGTCACGGCTGCGTGGGGGTTGGTCCTAGGCTGCTTCTTGCAGCTCGCCGTTCAATTGCCGACCGTCTTCAAGCTCCTTACCAAGTTTCGACCCTCGGTCGATATCCGGTCCAAGCACGTGCAGAACGTTCTCGGCAGCTTTGGCTCCGTGGTCGTCGCACGGGGTGTCGTGCAGATCAGCGCCTATGTCGACAACATGCTCGCCAGTCTTTCGCATGCAGGCGCGGTGTCGGTGCTGGGCTATGCGCAAACACTGTCTCTTCTGCCCATAAGCCTTTTTGGCATGTCGGTGTCCGCTGTGAGCCTCGCTGAGATGGCACGTTCGCGCGGAGAGGGCGCACAAACCTCGACGGCCGAATCCAACGAAGCCTTGCGCACGCAATTGGAGCGCGGTTTGCGTCAAATAGCTTTTTTTATCGTTCCGTCGATGACAGCTTACATGGCGGTTGGGGACGTCGTCATCGCAGCGCTATACAAAACCGGAAAATTTTCGCAAAACGACATCCATTACGTATGGGCCGCATTGGCAGGAAGTGCCTTGGGGCTGCTGCCGTCTACACTTGGGCGCTTGTATTCCTCGACGTTCTACGCCGTTGAAGATACACGCTCGCCGCTTCGCTTTGCAATCATCCGAGTGGCGCTGACAACCGCGCTCGGTTACGTCGCGGGCGTGCGGCTACCACGCTATCTCGGATTCGATATGTCGTGGAGCATCGCCTGCATCACTGTCACGTCCAGCGTTGCTGGATGGATCGAGCTCTTGATGCTCCGTAATAGGATGAACGATCGCATCGGCCGCTCTTGGATCCCCTGGTCATTTCTGTGGAGAATCAGCCTTGCAGCGCTCGTCGCATCAGCGATTGCTGTTGGCGTTAGGATCCTCCTTGATTTGTGGATGCCCTGGTTTCCACCATTTCTGGCCGTCGTCCCTATTTTCGGATGCTTTGGCACCACCTATCTAGGCGCGGCCGTACTTCTGCGTATCCCTGAAGCAACGAGTGCCATGAATCGAGTCACACGTCGCGTCCGTCGTCGACATTGA
- a CDS encoding LysR family transcriptional regulator translates to MSSKEVADLDLNLLVALHALLHDRHVSLAAKRLGMSQPAMSRALARLREVFDDALFVRVKGKMEPTARARAIAAKVDELLAEIQGLVRPTGFDPKTAVGTIRIAAPDIVSYMVVPPLIRRLAVESPGLDLEIVRWEAQWREHLESGTVDLTIGMPTGDEPNIYARPLIDNRWACVLREGHPALRTPWDIEHFAALDHLVITLGNANVGPVDMAMTKLGITRRIALRLPYPALSPLLVAETDLVLTTTSWLARKLGRHVGLVIRPPPFSLPIVRVPMVWHERSHRDPKQQWIRDLLARIADEINASEQAASSSS, encoded by the coding sequence ATGTCTTCGAAAGAAGTGGCTGACCTCGACCTGAACCTCCTCGTGGCGCTTCACGCTCTGCTCCACGACCGACACGTGAGTCTGGCGGCCAAGAGGCTTGGAATGAGCCAACCAGCGATGAGTCGCGCGCTTGCGCGCCTTCGCGAAGTCTTCGATGACGCTCTCTTCGTACGAGTGAAGGGCAAAATGGAGCCGACCGCGCGGGCGCGAGCCATTGCGGCAAAAGTCGATGAATTGCTCGCTGAAATTCAAGGGCTCGTGCGGCCAACTGGTTTTGATCCAAAAACCGCCGTCGGAACCATTCGAATCGCTGCTCCGGATATCGTAAGTTACATGGTCGTACCGCCGCTCATTCGTCGCCTCGCCGTCGAATCACCGGGCCTCGATCTCGAAATTGTCCGATGGGAAGCGCAATGGCGCGAACACCTCGAAAGCGGCACCGTCGACTTGACCATTGGTATGCCCACAGGGGATGAGCCGAACATCTATGCTCGTCCGCTCATCGACAATCGCTGGGCATGCGTGCTTCGTGAAGGTCATCCTGCCCTTCGAACTCCCTGGGACATCGAGCACTTCGCGGCGCTCGACCACCTCGTCATTACGCTGGGCAATGCGAACGTGGGACCGGTGGACATGGCCATGACCAAACTCGGCATTACGCGCCGTATTGCATTACGATTGCCGTATCCTGCCCTATCTCCGTTGCTCGTTGCCGAAACGGACCTCGTACTCACGACGACGTCATGGCTTGCACGCAAACTCGGTCGTCACGTTGGTCTTGTCATTCGGCCCCCACCATTTTCGCTGCCAATCGTTCGAGTACCCATGGTGTGGCACGAACGGAGCCATCGTGATCCCAAACAACAATGGATTCGCGATCTGCTTGCGCGAATCGCGGACGAAATCAACGCGAGCGAACAGGCTGCCTCCAGTTCTTCGTGA
- a CDS encoding group II truncated hemoglobin, with product MSETLEKTPFELLGGEAAVRKLCEHFYDAMDRDEPELARLHPLDDEGKVARESRDRFALFLIGWLGGPQDYIAQHGHPRLRMRHARVPVDIAMRDAWMRAMRTAMDETNTPAELRGFLERRLAEVADFMRNRPG from the coding sequence ATGTCCGAAACGCTCGAGAAAACGCCCTTCGAGCTGCTAGGTGGCGAAGCCGCCGTACGCAAGTTGTGCGAACATTTTTACGATGCGATGGACCGAGACGAACCGGAGCTCGCTCGATTGCACCCGCTCGATGACGAAGGCAAAGTCGCGCGCGAGAGCCGCGATCGATTTGCGCTTTTCCTGATTGGATGGCTGGGCGGGCCCCAGGATTACATCGCGCAGCACGGTCATCCGCGTTTGCGCATGCGTCACGCGCGCGTTCCCGTCGATATCGCCATGCGAGACGCTTGGATGCGCGCCATGCGCACGGCCATGGACGAAACGAATACGCCGGCCGAGCTGCGTGGTTTTTTGGAAAGGCGACTCGCCGAAGTTGCGGATTTTATGCGAAATCGCCCGGGTTGA